One genomic segment of Vibrio penaeicida includes these proteins:
- a CDS encoding membrane dipeptidase, which produces MYQQRIVIDGLQYCNWNREYFQTLKASGITAVHATVVYHENTRETLTRFAEWNLRFEQNADLIMPIHTMADVEEAKATGRVGIFFGAQNCSPIEDEIGLIEVMKRQGLLIMQLTYNNQSLLATGCYEQHDMGITRFGKQAIQEMNRVGMIIDMSHSAERSTLEAIDMSSRPICISHANPSFAHKALRNKSDHVIKSLTERGGLLGFSLYPFHLPKGSDCTLEDFCQMIAKTADMVGVEHLAIGSDLCLNQPQSVLEWMRNGRWSKAMDYGEGSASNSGWPDSLPWFAGSEGMENIYNGLLRHGFNEPEAGQIIGDNWFNFLKSGLEPIT; this is translated from the coding sequence ATGTATCAGCAAAGGATAGTGATTGATGGCTTGCAGTACTGCAACTGGAATCGCGAGTATTTTCAAACTCTAAAAGCCAGCGGTATTACCGCTGTGCACGCCACTGTGGTGTATCACGAAAACACCCGCGAGACGCTTACGCGTTTTGCAGAGTGGAACCTGAGATTCGAACAAAATGCCGATCTCATTATGCCTATTCACACCATGGCAGATGTGGAAGAAGCAAAAGCCACGGGTAGAGTCGGTATTTTCTTTGGGGCACAAAACTGCTCCCCAATAGAAGATGAGATTGGGTTAATCGAAGTAATGAAACGCCAAGGTTTGCTGATCATGCAGCTTACCTACAACAACCAAAGTTTGTTGGCGACAGGCTGCTACGAGCAACACGACATGGGCATTACTCGATTTGGTAAACAAGCCATTCAGGAAATGAACCGAGTAGGCATGATCATCGATATGTCTCACAGCGCAGAACGCTCAACGCTGGAAGCCATCGATATGTCTTCTCGTCCGATTTGTATTAGCCACGCTAACCCAAGTTTTGCACACAAAGCCCTTCGCAATAAATCGGATCATGTCATTAAGTCGCTCACTGAACGTGGCGGGCTACTCGGATTTAGCCTTTACCCTTTCCACCTTCCAAAAGGCAGTGATTGTACCTTGGAAGACTTCTGCCAAATGATCGCCAAAACCGCCGACATGGTGGGTGTTGAGCATCTCGCTATCGGGTCTGACTTATGCCTAAACCAACCTCAGTCTGTGCTGGAGTGGATGCGTAACGGGCGCTGGTCAAAAGCCATGGACTATGGTGAAGGCTCGGCAAGCAATTCGGGCTGGCCAGACTCACTGCCGTGGTTCGCTGGCAGCGAAGGAATGGAAAACATTTATAACGGATTACTACGTCATGGGTTCAACGAACCCGAGGCAGGACAAATTATCGGTGATAACTGGTTCAACTTTTTGAAAAGCGGGCTAGAGCCTATCACATAA
- a CDS encoding aldehyde dehydrogenase family protein has product MTTQLPYENALYIGGEWHTGESTVANINPSDISDTIGSFAQASEQQTQQAISAARHAQPEWEKAPMERKQAVLQAIGDELIARCDELGTLLSREEGKPFAEGRGEIYRAGQFFQYFAAEVLRQMGDTADSVRPGVSVEVTREAVGVVAIISPWNFPTATAAWKIAPALAFGNSVIWKPANLTPASAVALTEIIHRQGLPAGTFNLVLGSGSKVGNTLINSKEINAVSFTGSVETGRKVAAATAPNFVRSQLEMGSKNALVVADDADIQTAVDATIAGSFSGAGQKCTASSRLVVMDGIHDQYVEALIKRMSELKVGHALEDGVFMGPVVDGNQLDANFAWLDKARESGAELAFGGERLNLAHEGYYMSPTLFLDTQNQWEVNQEEVFAPMASVIRVANLEEAIAVTNDTRFGLTGGIITQSLRTSAIFKQQAQTGCVMVNLPTAGTDYHVPFGGRKESSFGPREQGQYAKEFYTVVKTTYQRPY; this is encoded by the coding sequence ATGACGACTCAATTGCCCTACGAAAACGCACTCTACATTGGTGGTGAATGGCATACAGGTGAAAGCACTGTTGCTAACATCAACCCATCGGACATTTCCGATACCATTGGTTCCTTCGCACAAGCAAGCGAGCAACAAACTCAACAGGCTATCAGCGCAGCAAGACACGCACAGCCAGAGTGGGAAAAAGCCCCGATGGAGCGCAAGCAAGCTGTCTTGCAAGCGATTGGTGATGAGTTGATAGCACGATGTGACGAATTGGGTACGCTACTTTCTCGTGAAGAAGGAAAACCTTTTGCTGAAGGGCGTGGAGAAATCTACCGCGCTGGGCAGTTCTTCCAGTACTTTGCGGCGGAAGTTCTTCGTCAAATGGGCGACACAGCCGATTCTGTTCGACCTGGTGTTTCTGTTGAAGTCACGCGTGAAGCGGTTGGTGTGGTTGCCATCATTTCCCCATGGAACTTCCCTACCGCCACCGCCGCTTGGAAAATCGCGCCAGCACTCGCGTTTGGTAACAGCGTCATTTGGAAACCCGCTAACCTCACTCCTGCCAGTGCCGTTGCTCTGACTGAAATTATTCACCGCCAAGGATTGCCAGCTGGCACATTCAACCTCGTTCTAGGTAGTGGTTCTAAGGTTGGTAACACTCTGATTAATTCTAAAGAGATTAACGCGGTCAGCTTTACGGGTTCTGTTGAAACCGGTCGTAAAGTTGCTGCTGCAACCGCACCCAACTTTGTGCGCAGCCAATTGGAAATGGGCAGTAAGAATGCCTTAGTGGTTGCCGACGATGCCGATATTCAAACAGCGGTTGATGCCACTATTGCCGGTTCTTTCTCTGGTGCTGGTCAAAAATGTACCGCATCTTCTCGCCTTGTCGTCATGGATGGTATTCACGACCAATACGTGGAAGCACTGATCAAACGCATGAGCGAGCTGAAAGTCGGCCACGCACTCGAAGACGGCGTATTTATGGGGCCGGTTGTCGATGGTAATCAGCTGGACGCCAACTTCGCATGGCTCGACAAAGCCCGAGAAAGTGGCGCGGAATTGGCATTTGGTGGTGAGCGTTTAAACCTCGCTCACGAAGGTTACTACATGTCACCGACTCTGTTCTTGGATACTCAGAATCAATGGGAAGTGAACCAAGAAGAAGTGTTTGCGCCAATGGCCAGCGTCATTCGTGTTGCGAACCTCGAAGAAGCCATTGCCGTCACCAACGACACTCGCTTTGGTCTGACTGGCGGCATCATCACCCAAAGCCTGCGCACCAGTGCCATTTTCAAACAACAAGCACAAACGGGATGCGTCATGGTTAATCTGCCAACAGCTGGTACCGATTATCACGTGCCGTTTGGTGGGCGCAAAGAATCCAGCTTTGGTCCGCGTGAACAGGGTCAGTACGCCAAAGAGTTTTACACCGTAGTGAAGACGACTTACCAGCGTCCTTACTGA
- a CDS encoding RidA family protein, whose translation MNTQPKKQPIKTELFASKAPLEWAVVGNGTLYTAQIPIDETGAVVEGGIEAQTRQTFANLSHTLECAGESMDSVFQVLIYVTDREYLQTVNRVYAEYFNAPFPNRAAMVVAGLAREEMLVEFVVYASATQTQ comes from the coding sequence GTGAATACACAACCTAAAAAACAACCAATTAAAACTGAACTTTTTGCTTCCAAAGCGCCACTTGAATGGGCAGTCGTTGGAAACGGCACGCTTTACACTGCTCAAATTCCCATTGATGAAACGGGTGCGGTTGTTGAAGGTGGTATCGAGGCTCAAACCCGACAAACTTTCGCAAACTTAAGTCATACCCTTGAGTGCGCTGGCGAATCCATGGATTCAGTCTTTCAAGTTTTGATTTACGTGACCGACCGCGAATATCTTCAAACAGTTAACCGTGTTTATGCCGAGTACTTTAACGCCCCCTTCCCTAACCGTGCAGCCATGGTTGTAGCAGGTCTGGCTAGAGAGGAAATGTTGGTGGAGTTCGTTGTGTACGCTTCTGCGACGCAGACTCAGTAG
- a CDS encoding LysR family transcriptional regulator: MNIKLQQLMHFSFVVEEGGFRAASHRANRSQAALSTSIKELERTLGQPLFESGNKSALTPFGEICVPKISQFLNVYHALDNDLRAAAAGQQGRVRIASVPSVAAKLIPSVLAAFCEQFPSVEVSLVDDNAAGVESRLMSGEVDLALGNCSHLEEESIDFVSLISDPIGVVCLKDNPIASKQEGIAWETLIQQPFIRNGTCTLLESTPARVLSERALYSVENITSLFSVLELGIGVTTLPKLAFPTNETRLTWIPLIDPPLQREIGIFRLSDRTISPQAQAFHDLCIEYLNYGQESRNDL; the protein is encoded by the coding sequence ATGAATATAAAGCTGCAACAACTGATGCATTTTTCTTTCGTCGTAGAAGAAGGGGGGTTTAGAGCGGCGTCGCATCGAGCGAATCGATCTCAGGCGGCGCTTTCCACTTCTATTAAGGAGTTAGAGCGCACATTAGGGCAACCACTTTTTGAAAGTGGCAATAAGTCTGCGTTGACGCCATTTGGTGAAATTTGTGTCCCTAAAATTTCCCAGTTTCTAAATGTGTACCATGCGCTGGATAACGATTTGCGAGCGGCGGCAGCTGGTCAGCAAGGTCGGGTACGCATTGCCAGCGTTCCTTCAGTCGCCGCCAAACTGATTCCAAGTGTGCTGGCTGCATTTTGTGAACAGTTCCCTAGTGTGGAAGTGAGCTTAGTCGACGACAATGCAGCTGGTGTAGAGTCTCGGTTGATGTCTGGAGAAGTCGATCTCGCTTTGGGTAACTGCTCGCACTTGGAAGAAGAATCCATTGATTTTGTTTCGCTGATTTCAGACCCGATTGGAGTGGTGTGTTTGAAAGACAACCCAATCGCGAGCAAACAAGAAGGCATTGCATGGGAAACTCTCATACAGCAACCATTTATTCGAAACGGCACCTGTACCCTGCTGGAATCTACGCCGGCCAGAGTGCTAAGTGAGCGAGCACTCTACTCTGTAGAAAATATTACTTCTTTATTCTCTGTCCTTGAGTTAGGAATAGGTGTGACAACACTTCCAAAACTAGCGTTTCCTACCAATGAAACACGCCTGACTTGGATACCCCTAATCGATCCACCATTACAACGTGAGATAGGGATTTTTAGGTTGTCCGATCGCACTATATCCCCGCAAGCGCAAGCCTTTCACGACCTATGTATCGAGTATCTAAATTACGGTCAGGAGAGTAGGAATGATCTTTAG
- a CDS encoding aerolysin family beta-barrel pore-forming toxin produces MERKPFALCTLAASIALVMAPSVALASSSSDGASGSATPTVNNSPLPALPSYPNKAYADGGNVEALQYNVFNDPDFYKPLSYLGHYLGFGWAGGTKSRYIGEDMEVRRIDEKTYSINARYNSNDPHADGYWAHKRLKMKVKDVKLVTNPATLVLGEPEVYDREALATVDAMVYNCGTTEDTAPVDIGYNETTSWTKTDNFSFGQSLSVTNKYEVGVPLIGGASSEIKAEFNASQGWSETDGKSTSVDRKAQYRAQIPAMNKRYITLTLFKQKADIPYNSFAYLSYNLDFEGFLRWSGNARSDHPTNRPTMTQTFGSTIGLNGPQKIADEYKYSYISGRSNWDWHWMKDEFGQSNLSWVLGNVAKRKYGAAMSGKFTTVDGSQYNITAGAAIPLTQQEISTLANCSQPSNGRTARLRSAGSNMGLVVESVERLSDDYADANISVSLASPLTQ; encoded by the coding sequence ATGGAAAGAAAACCTTTTGCTTTATGTACCTTAGCAGCAAGTATTGCACTTGTTATGGCACCTTCTGTTGCTTTGGCGAGCTCGTCTTCAGACGGTGCGTCAGGCAGCGCAACCCCTACAGTAAACAATAGCCCGCTACCAGCGTTACCTAGCTACCCAAACAAAGCGTATGCCGATGGTGGAAATGTTGAAGCCCTACAATACAACGTCTTTAACGACCCCGATTTCTATAAACCTTTGTCGTATCTTGGGCATTATTTAGGCTTTGGTTGGGCTGGTGGTACGAAATCACGCTATATCGGTGAAGATATGGAAGTGAGGCGTATTGATGAAAAGACATACAGCATCAATGCGCGATACAACAGTAATGATCCACATGCCGATGGCTATTGGGCACACAAGCGGTTAAAAATGAAAGTGAAAGACGTCAAATTGGTGACAAATCCAGCGACATTGGTGTTGGGTGAGCCTGAAGTATACGATCGTGAAGCTTTAGCAACTGTTGATGCAATGGTGTACAACTGCGGAACGACAGAAGACACAGCACCTGTCGATATTGGGTACAACGAAACGACAAGTTGGACAAAAACCGATAACTTCTCGTTTGGTCAATCGCTCAGTGTGACAAACAAATACGAAGTTGGTGTACCACTTATTGGTGGCGCTTCGTCGGAAATCAAAGCCGAATTCAATGCGAGCCAAGGTTGGAGTGAAACGGATGGTAAATCCACCTCAGTTGACCGAAAAGCACAGTACCGAGCGCAAATTCCTGCTATGAATAAACGCTATATTACGCTCACTTTGTTTAAGCAAAAGGCTGACATTCCCTACAATTCATTTGCTTATCTAAGCTACAACCTAGATTTCGAAGGGTTCCTGCGCTGGAGTGGGAATGCGCGATCTGATCATCCAACCAATCGACCTACCATGACGCAAACCTTTGGAAGCACCATTGGTCTTAATGGTCCTCAAAAAATCGCCGACGAATATAAATATTCCTATATTTCTGGGCGTAGTAATTGGGATTGGCACTGGATGAAGGATGAATTTGGTCAGTCTAACCTTAGCTGGGTGCTAGGTAATGTGGCCAAACGTAAATACGGTGCAGCGATGTCTGGTAAGTTCACGACTGTCGATGGCAGTCAATACAACATTACAGCAGGGGCGGCGATTCCATTAACGCAACAAGAGATTTCGACGCTAGCAAATTGTAGCCAACCATCTAATGGTCGTACAGCAAGATTGCGCTCAGCCGGTTCCAATATGGGCTTAGTTGTGGAATCCGTTGAAAGGCTATCTGATGACTATGCGGATGCTAACATCTCTGTTTCTCTAGCGAGCCCATTGACGCAATAG
- a CDS encoding LysR family transcriptional regulator encodes MDKFLKIKAFVTVVNANSFSLAAEQLSVSISTVSKRVQYLEKEVGYQLLNRKGNKISLTNKGIDFYQKARDLLHGYNELMMPNIESTMKGTVRLGLPRRFGEDVVFPILLKFINQYPDIHLDICMNDTRESISRMGYDLVLRIGKVTEQDVVSVKLGQIPRVLVAPSNLVPKQERDNIHYISQLPIVLNVATTFSLYKNFLSNYVSTDNVVMKVNSDRCAINAIKSINAISILPYFNIKDNVINGDMVILLKDKSLPPQDISLIFPNRQLLTTPTRTLIDFLKQNLAEIIPSQSCVIENPIIKPALSNEL; translated from the coding sequence ATGGATAAATTTCTAAAAATAAAAGCTTTTGTTACCGTAGTAAATGCCAATAGCTTCTCTCTTGCCGCAGAGCAGCTTTCTGTTTCCATATCAACCGTCAGTAAACGTGTACAATATCTTGAGAAAGAAGTGGGATATCAATTATTAAATAGAAAGGGAAATAAAATATCGTTAACCAATAAAGGAATCGACTTCTATCAAAAAGCCCGAGACTTGCTACATGGCTATAATGAGCTAATGATGCCCAATATAGAAAGTACGATGAAAGGCACTGTTAGGCTTGGACTGCCGCGACGTTTTGGTGAAGACGTTGTTTTTCCTATCTTATTAAAGTTCATCAATCAGTACCCCGACATCCATCTAGATATCTGTATGAACGATACAAGAGAGTCTATTTCACGTATGGGGTATGACTTGGTTTTACGAATTGGAAAAGTGACCGAACAAGATGTCGTCTCTGTAAAGCTTGGGCAAATACCTCGAGTACTTGTTGCCCCTTCTAACTTAGTCCCTAAACAAGAAAGGGATAACATCCATTATATTAGCCAGTTACCTATTGTTTTAAATGTAGCGACAACCTTTTCATTATATAAGAATTTTTTATCTAACTACGTTTCAACAGATAACGTAGTTATGAAAGTAAATTCAGATAGATGTGCCATTAATGCCATAAAGTCGATAAATGCTATCTCTATACTTCCTTATTTTAATATTAAGGATAACGTTATAAATGGTGATATGGTTATATTGTTAAAAGACAAATCATTACCACCACAAGATATCAGCTTAATATTTCCCAATAGACAATTATTAACGACACCCACCCGAACTTTAATTGATTTCCTCAAACAAAATTTAGCCGAAATAATACCAAGTCAATCCTGTGTTATTGAAAACCCTATAATCAAACCAGCATTAAGCAATGAACTTTAA
- a CDS encoding phosphate ABC transporter substrate-binding protein encodes MKKTVIGALALLGTLTVNPVLAKETISAVGSSSVTPLMEVFSETYMKANGNVFIEVQGPGSSAGVKAAKNGSADLGMSSRNLKSSEKEPALKELVVARDGIAVVVNPKNGLKGLTAEQVTAIYKGEVTNWKQVGGADKPIVAITRDTASGTRGAFEDIMKLKKKISGKKVSAISQRAQVANGNGALKTMVASNPFAIGYISLGTVDSSVQALDIDGTPATVENVKNGSYKVARPFLVLFKEGNPSPETQKFLDWMLEKEAQSLVAKKGYITVN; translated from the coding sequence ATGAAAAAAACAGTAATCGGTGCATTAGCTCTACTAGGCACACTAACAGTAAACCCAGTTCTAGCTAAAGAAACTATCTCTGCTGTCGGTTCTAGCAGTGTTACTCCACTGATGGAAGTGTTCTCTGAAACTTACATGAAAGCGAACGGAAACGTCTTCATTGAAGTTCAAGGTCCTGGTTCTTCTGCTGGTGTGAAAGCCGCGAAAAATGGAAGTGCGGATCTAGGTATGTCATCTCGCAACCTAAAAAGTTCTGAAAAAGAGCCAGCGCTAAAAGAACTGGTTGTTGCTCGTGATGGTATCGCGGTTGTGGTTAACCCTAAAAACGGTTTGAAAGGTCTTACGGCTGAACAAGTAACAGCTATCTATAAAGGCGAAGTGACTAACTGGAAACAAGTTGGCGGTGCTGACAAGCCTATCGTTGCAATTACTCGTGATACTGCGTCAGGTACTCGTGGTGCATTCGAAGACATCATGAAGCTGAAAAAGAAAATCTCTGGTAAAAAGGTTTCAGCGATTTCTCAACGTGCACAAGTTGCTAACGGCAATGGCGCGCTAAAAACAATGGTAGCAAGTAACCCGTTTGCAATTGGCTACATTTCTTTAGGTACCGTTGATTCTTCGGTTCAAGCTCTGGATATCGACGGCACACCAGCCACTGTGGAAAACGTGAAAAACGGTTCATATAAAGTCGCTCGCCCATTCCTTGTATTGTTCAAAGAAGGCAACCCATCGCCTGAAACGCAAAAATTCCTAGATTGGATGCTTGAGAAAGAAGCGCAATCTCTTGTAGCGAAAAAAGGCTACATCACAGTTAACTAA
- the pstC gene encoding phosphate ABC transporter permease subunit PstC, translating into MTIAINSEKSMSGENTEKNRPLREKKRVDWKERIFHSLFLSSAVIGIVSLATIAYFIVAESIPAFQEAGVTGIVFGQDWLPPALYGVATMIVASVVSTFGAVIVGVPIGVLTAIFIAEIAPKRLADIIRPAVELLAGIPSVVYGFFGLVIIVPLIQQIFNVPAGNTILAGIIVLGVMILPTVITVSETSIRAVPRTYKEGSLALGASKIYTIFKLLVPAARSGIMTGVILGIARALGETMAIIMVMGNAPAMPEGILDSARTLTANIAIEMSYASGVHASALYATGVVLLVFIMSLNAVLLYLNREKAK; encoded by the coding sequence ATGACCATCGCGATCAATAGTGAAAAGTCTATGAGTGGCGAAAACACAGAAAAAAACCGTCCACTGCGTGAGAAAAAGCGCGTAGATTGGAAAGAGCGTATCTTCCATTCTTTATTCCTGAGCAGTGCCGTTATCGGTATCGTCTCTTTAGCAACCATTGCTTACTTCATCGTTGCAGAAAGTATTCCAGCCTTCCAAGAAGCAGGTGTAACCGGCATCGTTTTTGGGCAGGACTGGTTGCCGCCGGCACTTTACGGTGTTGCGACCATGATTGTGGCGTCGGTAGTGTCTACCTTCGGCGCGGTTATTGTGGGTGTGCCAATTGGTGTGTTAACCGCTATCTTCATTGCTGAAATTGCACCAAAACGCTTAGCCGATATCATCCGCCCTGCGGTTGAACTGTTAGCGGGTATTCCTTCCGTGGTATACGGATTCTTCGGGTTGGTAATCATTGTTCCACTGATTCAGCAGATCTTTAATGTTCCGGCAGGTAACACGATTTTAGCTGGGATCATCGTATTGGGTGTGATGATTTTACCCACTGTGATCACCGTATCCGAAACCTCTATCCGCGCGGTTCCGAGAACCTACAAAGAAGGCTCTTTGGCTCTGGGCGCATCAAAAATTTATACCATTTTTAAGTTGCTTGTTCCTGCTGCGCGCTCGGGAATTATGACTGGCGTCATTCTAGGTATTGCCCGTGCATTGGGTGAAACCATGGCCATTATTATGGTGATGGGGAATGCCCCTGCGATGCCTGAAGGCATTTTGGATTCCGCACGTACATTAACCGCGAACATCGCTATCGAAATGTCGTACGCAAGTGGTGTTCACGCTAGTGCACTCTACGCGACAGGCGTGGTATTGCTGGTATTCATCATGAGTTTGAATGCCGTTCTTCTGTACCTAAACCGTGAGAAGGCGAAGTAA
- the pstA gene encoding phosphate ABC transporter permease PstA encodes MSNNTQVSKLKKARNFKDGMLNAFVWISAALTVGFLFWIIWYILSNGLKHVDWAFVTDNYTRTGDEQGIFPMIVSTIYMVIASIAVAAPLGIMTAIYLTEYAKVGSKLVKIIRFCTESLAGIPSIIFGLFGMTFFVAILGLGFSILSGALTLSILILPVIIRTTEEALMAVPQTFREGSYGLGASKIYTIWRLILPSAMPGILTSVILSIGRVIGESAPVFLTAGMVARIPDSLLDSGRTLTVHLYKLTTELFTVEEWNQAYGTATVLIVVVLLINMITKLIARRFNTATY; translated from the coding sequence ATGAGCAATAACACTCAAGTAAGTAAGCTGAAAAAAGCACGTAACTTTAAAGACGGCATGCTAAACGCCTTTGTTTGGATTTCCGCAGCATTAACTGTTGGCTTTCTGTTTTGGATTATCTGGTACATCTTGTCCAACGGGTTGAAACACGTCGATTGGGCATTCGTCACCGATAACTACACGCGCACTGGGGATGAACAAGGTATCTTCCCAATGATTGTGTCGACAATCTACATGGTTATCGCGTCCATCGCGGTGGCTGCGCCGCTTGGTATTATGACGGCCATCTACCTGACGGAATACGCCAAAGTGGGCAGTAAACTCGTGAAGATCATCCGTTTCTGTACTGAATCACTGGCGGGGATACCTTCCATCATATTTGGTTTGTTCGGTATGACATTCTTTGTTGCCATATTAGGGCTCGGGTTCTCGATTCTATCGGGTGCGTTAACACTGAGTATCCTCATTCTTCCTGTCATCATCCGTACGACAGAAGAAGCCCTAATGGCTGTTCCACAAACGTTCCGCGAAGGCTCTTACGGTCTTGGCGCTTCTAAAATCTACACTATCTGGCGCTTAATATTGCCAAGCGCAATGCCAGGTATTTTAACCTCGGTCATTCTTAGTATTGGTCGTGTCATTGGTGAATCCGCTCCTGTTTTCCTAACAGCGGGCATGGTTGCGCGCATTCCAGATTCTTTGTTGGATTCTGGTCGAACGCTAACCGTTCACCTTTATAAGCTGACAACCGAGCTGTTCACTGTTGAAGAGTGGAACCAAGCCTACGGTACAGCCACCGTTCTTATCGTCGTTGTCTTGTTGATCAACATGATCACCAAACTTATCGCAAGACGCTTTAATACCGCGACGTACTGA
- the pstB gene encoding phosphate ABC transporter ATP-binding protein PstB, producing MNKFDIENLDLFYGSNQALKSINLPIPSRQVTALIGPSGCGKSTLLRCLNRMNDLIEGVKITGKLDMDGENIYGNIDVSDLRIKVGMVFQKPNPFPMSIYENVAYGLRAQGVKDKKHIDSVVEKSLRGAALWDEVKDRLKSHAFGLSGGQQQRLCIARTIAMEPDVILMDEPTSALDPIATHKIEELMESLKKDYTIVIVTHSMQQARRISDRTAFFLMGELVEHDDTPVIFSQPKDDRTQGYVNGDFG from the coding sequence ATGAATAAGTTTGATATTGAGAATCTAGACCTATTTTACGGCAGTAACCAAGCCCTTAAGAGCATCAATCTACCTATCCCATCTCGTCAAGTGACCGCATTGATAGGTCCGTCGGGTTGCGGTAAATCTACGCTTCTACGCTGTTTAAACCGCATGAACGATCTGATCGAAGGGGTGAAGATTACGGGTAAGCTCGATATGGATGGTGAGAACATCTACGGCAATATCGATGTGTCTGACTTGCGCATCAAAGTTGGGATGGTTTTTCAGAAACCGAACCCGTTCCCAATGAGCATTTATGAAAATGTGGCGTATGGATTACGTGCTCAAGGCGTGAAAGACAAAAAACACATCGATTCTGTTGTCGAGAAATCACTTCGCGGTGCGGCATTGTGGGACGAAGTAAAAGATCGTTTGAAGTCTCATGCATTTGGGTTGTCCGGCGGTCAGCAGCAACGTCTATGTATTGCTCGAACCATTGCCATGGAACCCGATGTGATCTTGATGGACGAACCGACTTCTGCGCTGGACCCGATTGCTACACACAAAATCGAAGAGCTGATGGAATCGCTAAAGAAAGATTACACCATCGTTATCGTCACGCACTCCATGCAGCAAGCTCGCCGTATTTCAGATCGAACCGCCTTCTTCTTGATGGGCGAATTGGTTGAACACGATGATACGCCAGTCATCTTCAGCCAGCCAAAAGACGACCGCACACAAGGCTACGTTAACGGCGACTTTGGTTAA
- a CDS encoding ester cyclase, with product MSSDTQNAKQVVLAFFKELDSANPENVEEVLARHTSEDYQWRGCHPFNEINSLNELSTSFWQPLKQSLQRIQRRQDVLMAAQNSLSDAPSVWVVSMGHLMGLLDQNWLGIPATHKMAFLRYCEFHEVSNGKIQQTAMFFDIPHLMVQAGVNPFPPQTGAFMVQPGPMTHNGVMIDTQPSEESDKTLALINSMISDIGNWKNALSLEEELALTWHDDMIWWGPAGIGASYTIERYAKQHSGPFREAFDDRIFNGHICRLAEGEFGGFFGWPNLTLTPKGGFMGMPAFNKPVDMRVIDIYRRDGNKLAENWIFIDLLHFWHQQGLDVLGRLSRNQLPL from the coding sequence ATGTCATCAGACACTCAAAATGCCAAGCAGGTTGTCTTGGCATTTTTCAAAGAGCTAGACAGCGCCAACCCAGAAAATGTGGAGGAAGTGCTGGCGCGCCATACCTCAGAAGATTACCAATGGAGAGGGTGCCACCCATTTAATGAAATCAACTCACTGAATGAACTGAGCACATCGTTCTGGCAACCATTGAAGCAATCCTTGCAACGCATTCAGCGCAGACAAGACGTGCTGATGGCGGCACAAAACAGTTTGTCCGATGCCCCCTCTGTTTGGGTGGTGTCCATGGGGCACTTAATGGGGCTTTTGGATCAAAACTGGCTCGGTATTCCAGCGACTCATAAGATGGCATTTTTACGCTACTGCGAGTTTCATGAAGTCTCGAATGGCAAAATTCAACAAACCGCGATGTTCTTCGACATTCCTCATCTGATGGTTCAGGCGGGAGTAAACCCGTTTCCGCCACAAACGGGGGCATTTATGGTGCAACCCGGTCCGATGACCCACAACGGAGTGATGATTGATACACAGCCGTCGGAGGAAAGTGATAAAACGCTGGCACTCATTAACAGCATGATCAGTGACATTGGTAACTGGAAAAACGCGCTGTCTCTGGAGGAAGAACTGGCACTCACGTGGCACGACGACATGATCTGGTGGGGGCCGGCTGGAATCGGTGCCAGCTACACCATCGAACGTTATGCTAAACAGCACTCCGGTCCTTTTCGTGAGGCGTTTGATGACCGAATCTTCAACGGGCATATTTGCCGTTTAGCCGAAGGAGAGTTCGGTGGTTTCTTTGGATGGCCAAACCTGACATTAACCCCAAAAGGCGGCTTTATGGGCATGCCCGCCTTCAATAAACCCGTGGATATGCGAGTGATCGACATCTACCGACGCGATGGCAACAAACTGGCTGAAAACTGGATTTTCATCGACCTGCTGCATTTCTGGCATCAACAAGGTCTCGATGTATTGGGTCGACTCAGCCGCAATCAGCTTCCCCTTTAA